A stretch of the Bdellovibrio sp. 22V genome encodes the following:
- a CDS encoding FtsX-like permease family protein, which produces MLWRLAIRELWRSWRFGLFFIFNLSLGLTGFVSLEAFNTALETQIEANAKNILSADMAVAARRELTEEEVQNLKASLPSGTQESKMYEFFAMLSSEKGSRLVLVKAVDGSYPFYGELELNSGTVIHNDSEKEILSSRTAWIYPELNSQLGLGPGDEIKLGKLQLKVADLVKKDATQTFRAATLAPRVFINRELLGESGLIQYGSTFSMAYLLKFPAGIQEDVLREKLYQALPDPQINIETPSSAGEDSGRQLRYLSDYLGLVAIVALFMSALGAAYIYRLFLSTRMKEIAILRSLGLQSGEAVSVYIIQASLLGLLATIPTLFFSHMVLPLLSKILSNFTPFDLEPHVNLEAFLVALFMAVFGSFVVSLPFLVKIFDLKAAKLFSEEKFSVGEGPRRFWPFLPSVILFYFLAVYQSHSWRIGSLFTGSMVAVILALILVGFLTVKAAGWLKGFQRWFLKFSFLSLSRRAGASLAIFVALGLGALLINILPQLKNSLQAEFQIEGRSKIPSLFMFDIQDEQLPGVEKVLEKNQVQALGLSPLVRARILKVNGQDYERKIESQGFKTREEEREARFRNRGVNLSYRHDLSGSETLLDGRPFSGNFDPDKQTRAELSVEVRFAERMGFHIGDVLVFDVQGVEVEGEIINLRKVKWTSFQPNFFILVQNGVLNDAPKTFIAAIPFLHEEKRARIQNEIAQEFSNVSVIDVVRTVDEVLKTAEKMSWSLELMAGLALLTGYIVLFSIVRSQIKLRRWELNMLKILGASGGEVASFILTEFAFLSFIAAFVGALLSIVVSFSLNAFIFDGDFKLTWAQPLVSVLVITGLSLLISFLASLDIVKESALSILREEK; this is translated from the coding sequence ATGCTTTGGCGTCTGGCGATTCGAGAGTTGTGGCGCAGCTGGCGCTTTGGTCTGTTCTTTATTTTCAATTTGAGTTTAGGTTTAACGGGATTTGTTTCTCTTGAAGCTTTTAATACGGCTTTAGAAACGCAGATCGAGGCGAACGCAAAGAACATTCTTTCCGCCGACATGGCTGTGGCTGCCCGTCGAGAGCTGACCGAAGAAGAGGTTCAAAATCTCAAGGCGTCTTTGCCTTCCGGAACGCAAGAATCCAAAATGTATGAATTCTTTGCGATGTTGTCCTCGGAAAAAGGATCGCGGCTGGTTCTTGTTAAAGCTGTCGACGGATCTTATCCCTTTTATGGAGAGCTGGAGTTAAACTCCGGCACCGTTATTCACAATGATAGTGAAAAAGAAATTCTTTCCTCCCGCACGGCGTGGATATATCCGGAGCTGAATTCGCAACTGGGTCTTGGGCCCGGAGACGAAATTAAATTAGGCAAGCTGCAGTTAAAAGTCGCGGATCTCGTTAAAAAAGATGCGACACAAACCTTTAGAGCGGCGACGTTAGCTCCGCGGGTATTTATAAATCGCGAGCTTCTTGGAGAATCAGGACTTATTCAGTACGGAAGTACTTTTTCAATGGCGTATCTTCTGAAGTTCCCTGCAGGAATTCAGGAAGATGTTCTGCGTGAAAAACTTTATCAGGCGCTGCCGGACCCGCAAATCAATATTGAAACTCCGTCCTCGGCCGGCGAGGATTCGGGCCGTCAGCTTCGTTATCTTTCCGACTATTTGGGTTTGGTCGCGATTGTGGCGCTTTTTATGTCGGCATTGGGTGCGGCTTATATTTATCGTCTTTTCCTTTCCACCAGAATGAAAGAAATCGCCATCTTGCGCAGCCTAGGTTTGCAAAGTGGCGAAGCTGTGAGCGTGTACATCATTCAGGCGTCTTTGTTAGGATTGCTTGCAACAATACCAACACTCTTTTTCAGCCACATGGTGTTGCCGCTACTAAGTAAAATTCTTTCGAACTTTACGCCGTTCGACTTAGAACCGCATGTAAATCTGGAAGCTTTTTTGGTCGCGTTGTTTATGGCGGTCTTTGGCAGTTTCGTAGTCAGTCTTCCGTTTCTCGTAAAGATTTTCGACCTGAAAGCCGCGAAACTTTTTAGCGAAGAAAAATTTTCTGTCGGCGAAGGCCCGCGACGATTTTGGCCTTTTCTTCCTAGCGTGATTTTATTTTACTTCCTGGCGGTCTATCAGTCGCACTCGTGGAGAATCGGAAGCTTGTTCACAGGCTCCATGGTCGCGGTGATTCTGGCATTGATCCTTGTGGGGTTCCTGACGGTGAAAGCGGCGGGATGGCTTAAAGGTTTTCAGCGCTGGTTTTTGAAGTTCAGCTTTTTAAGTCTGTCGCGACGAGCGGGGGCAAGTCTTGCGATCTTTGTCGCCTTGGGCCTTGGCGCTTTGCTTATTAATATTTTGCCGCAGCTTAAAAATTCATTGCAGGCGGAATTTCAAATTGAAGGACGCTCGAAAATTCCGTCGCTCTTTATGTTTGATATTCAGGACGAACAGCTCCCAGGTGTGGAAAAGGTTCTTGAAAAAAATCAGGTTCAAGCTTTGGGACTTTCTCCGTTGGTTCGCGCTCGTATTCTCAAGGTTAATGGCCAAGACTATGAGCGCAAGATCGAGTCACAAGGTTTTAAAACCCGCGAAGAAGAAAGAGAAGCCCGTTTTCGCAACCGTGGTGTGAATCTCTCTTATCGTCACGACTTATCCGGTTCAGAAACTCTTCTTGATGGCCGCCCTTTTTCCGGGAACTTTGATCCTGATAAGCAGACTCGCGCAGAGCTTTCTGTCGAAGTGCGCTTTGCCGAGCGCATGGGCTTTCACATCGGTGACGTCCTTGTTTTTGACGTGCAGGGTGTGGAGGTCGAAGGCGAGATTATCAACCTTCGCAAAGTAAAGTGGACCAGCTTTCAGCCTAATTTCTTTATTCTTGTACAAAACGGTGTTCTTAACGATGCGCCTAAAACTTTCATCGCGGCAATTCCGTTTTTGCATGAAGAAAAGCGGGCCCGTATCCAGAACGAGATCGCACAAGAGTTCTCAAATGTTTCTGTTATTGATGTTGTGCGTACGGTGGATGAGGTTTTAAAAACGGCGGAAAAAATGAGCTGGTCGCTGGAACTCATGGCGGGTTTGGCTTTGCTCACGGGATATATTGTTTTGTTTTCAATCGTGCGCAGCCAGATAAAACTGCGCCGCTGGGAATTGAACATGCTTAAAATCCTGGGGGCTTCCGGCGGGGAAGTGGCGAGCTTTATCCTTACAGAATTTGCCTTCTTATCATTTATAGCGGCTTTCGTGGGCGCATTGCTTAGTATCGTGGTGAGTTTCTCGCTAAATGCATTTATTTTCGACGGAGACTTTAAACTGACTTGGGCTCAACCTTTGGTCTCAGTTTTGGTCATAACAGGATTAAGCTTATTGATTTCTTTCCTTGCGAGCCTGGATATTGTAAAAGAGAGTGCTTTGAGTATCTTGCGCGAGGAAAAATAG
- a CDS encoding L-threonylcarbamoyladenylate synthase, with protein MMSPDEALTKAKKILEEGGVIGFPTETVYGLAARIDIPSAIEKIFLTKERPFFDPLIVHVASIEQAKKVTAYWAPASQALAEVFWPGPLTMVLPRDPSVNTMITSGLESVGIRMPNHPLALELLQQVGVPLAAPSANKFGRTSPTSATHVRVEFKNENVFVVDGGDCQIGIESTVLLVRQLPDDKVRLSILRRGHILKSDIARVLTEKGFEFEFIEQVDKRESPGHMKHHYMPPVPLIVCQDSGRSQESVLQEVNEKITQLPDEIESIKIIKPKGGIHSVSILKLSDDPLLATREFYGKLRDVAAEGADCILFYKEAHQAGERWESLFDRLNKAASLIL; from the coding sequence ATGATGTCGCCTGACGAGGCTTTGACAAAAGCGAAGAAAATTTTGGAAGAAGGGGGAGTTATCGGCTTTCCCACCGAAACCGTGTATGGTTTGGCGGCACGAATTGATATCCCTTCTGCTATCGAAAAAATCTTTCTGACCAAAGAGCGCCCGTTTTTTGATCCTCTCATCGTGCATGTCGCGTCGATTGAACAAGCGAAGAAAGTAACGGCTTATTGGGCTCCTGCTTCACAAGCATTGGCTGAAGTGTTTTGGCCCGGTCCTCTCACAATGGTTCTTCCCCGAGATCCTTCCGTAAACACGATGATCACGTCAGGTTTGGAATCGGTGGGTATTCGTATGCCTAATCACCCGTTGGCATTGGAGCTTTTACAGCAGGTCGGCGTGCCTTTGGCGGCGCCAAGCGCGAATAAATTTGGCAGAACTTCGCCAACTTCAGCGACACATGTGCGCGTTGAGTTTAAAAACGAGAATGTTTTTGTCGTCGATGGGGGTGACTGCCAAATTGGCATCGAGTCGACTGTTTTATTGGTTCGTCAATTGCCAGATGATAAAGTCCGCCTTTCTATTCTACGACGTGGGCATATTTTAAAATCCGACATCGCTCGTGTTCTGACGGAAAAAGGATTTGAGTTTGAGTTTATTGAACAAGTCGATAAACGCGAATCTCCAGGACATATGAAGCACCATTATATGCCTCCGGTGCCATTGATCGTTTGTCAGGACAGTGGGCGTTCTCAGGAAAGCGTGCTGCAGGAAGTGAACGAAAAGATCACGCAGCTTCCGGATGAAATCGAAAGTATCAAAATCATCAAGCCTAAAGGCGGGATTCACTCCGTATCGATTCTTAAACTTTCAGACGATCCGCTGCTGGCGACACGCGAGTTTTACGGAAAGTTGCGCGATGTAGCCGCCGAAGGTGCCGATTGCATTCTCTTTTATAAGGAAGCGCATCAGGCGGGGGAACGCTGGGAATCTCTCTTTGATCGTTTAAATAAAGCAGCTTCTTTGATTCTCTAA
- a CDS encoding GNAT family N-acetyltransferase, whose product MINSLAYASLERVSLNLQSFYQLRLNRIHKFRAKIELHSEVGPFIMKTVTDAEELKEALALRYEVFHKEMLGKKASRGVDVDQFDFDCDHLIIKDKRSDRIVGTYRLNCSLFTDNFYSSQEFMMSSLLNQPGVKLELGRACIHKDFRRGVLISLLWRGIAEYMAASEAKLLFGCATVKTDDPRDAALLTRYFEEQGRILSGYRTRPTLSYTMPMLSYFMDEVRGPLTETQRAEAEELLPPLVRSYLKIGASIGGEPAWDKEFQCIDFLTILQREDLNRTLWKKFKLEETQA is encoded by the coding sequence ATGATCAACTCACTTGCATACGCCAGCTTAGAAAGAGTTTCTTTAAATCTTCAATCCTTCTATCAGTTGCGACTTAATCGCATTCATAAGTTTCGAGCTAAGATCGAACTTCATAGCGAAGTCGGTCCCTTTATCATGAAAACCGTGACCGACGCGGAAGAACTCAAAGAGGCTTTGGCTTTGCGCTACGAGGTCTTTCATAAAGAGATGCTCGGCAAAAAAGCCTCTCGCGGTGTCGACGTCGATCAATTCGACTTTGACTGCGATCATTTGATTATCAAAGACAAAAGATCCGACAGAATTGTTGGAACATATCGTTTGAATTGCTCACTCTTCACGGACAATTTCTATTCGTCCCAAGAATTTATGATGTCGTCCCTCCTGAATCAGCCCGGCGTTAAACTTGAACTGGGACGCGCATGCATTCACAAAGATTTCCGTCGCGGTGTTTTGATTTCCCTTTTGTGGCGTGGAATCGCGGAATACATGGCGGCTTCCGAAGCAAAGTTATTATTTGGTTGTGCGACTGTAAAAACAGACGATCCGCGAGATGCGGCTCTTCTGACACGTTATTTTGAAGAACAAGGCCGTATCTTGAGCGGATACAGAACACGCCCGACGCTCAGTTATACGATGCCGATGCTTAGTTATTTTATGGATGAAGTCCGAGGCCCTCTCACGGAGACTCAGAGAGCTGAAGCTGAGGAACTTCTTCCTCCTCTTGTAAGATCCTATTTGAAAATCGGCGCTTCTATTGGAGGCGAACCTGCGTGGGATAAAGAATTCCAGTGCATTGATTTTCTGACAATCCTTCAGCGCGAAGATTTAAATCGCACTTTGTGGAAAAAGTTTAAATTAGAAGAAACCCAAGCTTAG
- a CDS encoding Ku protein, translated as MRSNIWKGSISFGLLNIPVSLQTAQEDKDLHFSMLDSKDLAHIKFQRINAKTGRQVPYDRIVKGYQYASGQYVVMSDDDFKKANPVASKTIDIEDFVLLDELDTMMFEKPYYLAPQKGAEKGYFLLREALEKTKKVAIGKIVIRTKQHLCMIMPKGDYLILELLRFAHEVRAVDEVDYLREVNKSVKFSTRELQMAEDLIKGMTSKWKPEKYKDTYYDDLMKRIQAKVKQGKGKYVEEPVKEPRIEEASNVVDLLPLLRKSIEARGGKKTKAPAKKVANSARR; from the coding sequence ATGCGCTCAAATATTTGGAAAGGGAGCATTAGCTTCGGACTTTTGAATATTCCCGTGTCCCTGCAAACTGCACAGGAAGACAAAGATCTGCATTTTTCGATGCTGGATAGTAAAGACCTCGCGCATATTAAATTCCAGCGCATCAACGCCAAAACCGGCAGGCAAGTTCCTTATGATCGCATCGTGAAGGGCTATCAGTATGCCTCTGGCCAATATGTTGTGATGAGTGACGATGACTTTAAAAAAGCCAATCCTGTGGCCAGCAAGACGATCGACATCGAAGATTTCGTTTTGCTAGACGAACTCGACACAATGATGTTTGAAAAACCTTATTATTTGGCTCCGCAAAAGGGCGCAGAAAAAGGTTACTTCCTGTTGCGGGAAGCGTTGGAGAAAACTAAAAAAGTCGCTATCGGAAAAATCGTCATTCGTACCAAGCAGCATCTGTGCATGATTATGCCCAAAGGGGATTACCTGATTTTGGAACTTTTGCGTTTTGCTCATGAAGTGCGGGCTGTCGACGAGGTCGATTACCTTCGTGAAGTTAACAAAAGCGTTAAGTTTTCCACGCGAGAACTGCAAATGGCGGAAGATCTTATCAAAGGTATGACTTCGAAGTGGAAGCCGGAAAAATACAAGGACACTTATTACGATGACTTGATGAAACGAATTCAGGCGAAAGTTAAACAAGGTAAAGGAAAATACGTGGAAGAGCCCGTCAAAGAACCGCGTATTGAAGAAGCCTCCAACGTTGTCGATTTGCTGCCCTTATTGCGTAAAAGTATTGAGGCGCGCGGCGGTAAGAAAACCAAAGCTCCTGCGAAGAAAGTCGCAAACTCAGCAAGGAGATAA
- the ligD gene encoding DNA ligase D, whose product MATLREYTKKRNFKITPEPGPKVKKATKKSKNAALMFVVQEHHASRLHWDFRLELDGVLKSWAVPKGPSLDPKVKRLAVETEDHPYSYGSFEGTIPEDQYGAGEVYLWDTGTWEPVGEPHAGLKKGHLEFKLKGKRLHGQWSLIRTGRPASGSKSQWLLFKRTDQFAITGNEAEVIGEDVKPRRSHAKKQSEALVKAKAAPKKKALRAIKGAERKPDFIPPELAQLVKEPPEGAKWVHETKFDGYRMQAHVERGKVSFHTRTGLDWSKYFPSIQKALENLNAVNAIIDGEAVWLDDEGRSNFQKLQNAMKAHDPHRIIYYAFDLLFLDGEDLRPLPLKERKHRLEKLIKSLKSPLIRYSDHIEGHAQAMFKAVCDYKLEGLISKNQESAYRSGRGGDWLKTKCKMHQEFVIGGFSEGSGSRAGGFGALLLGVYEGDKLRYAGKVGTGFTEKTLKELYQKFKKLEVKKSPFDLKSPKEKGSHWLKPVLAAEVSFGNWTDEGILRTPVFHGLREDKPVKDIQLEEKKPLKTVLKKTKSQKQEEPEIQEPLALTNPDRLLYEKEKITKKQVAEYYQEISKWILPHIADRPLALLRCPEGTSKDCFFQKHIAGKIPPDVTPISIKEKEKLENYLTIDSKEGLLSLSQMSAFELHAWGCRSDRIENPDLIVMDFDPGPGLGFKDVIAAAVELRDLLKDLRLKSFVCVSGGKGLHVHIPVEPIYSWEQIKSFSQTLAREMASRNPDRYTVNMSKKVRDKRIFIDYLRNGRGSTAVVPYSLRARKISAVAMPVHWEDLTKLESPSQFTLPKALQYLRKRKTDPWKDYFKAKQKISILKPTLFEESSVA is encoded by the coding sequence ATGGCCACTTTGCGGGAATATACAAAGAAGCGGAATTTTAAAATCACTCCAGAGCCGGGACCGAAAGTAAAAAAGGCGACTAAAAAAAGTAAAAACGCGGCGCTGATGTTCGTTGTTCAGGAGCATCATGCTTCGCGCCTGCACTGGGATTTTCGTTTGGAATTAGATGGCGTTTTGAAAAGCTGGGCCGTCCCTAAAGGTCCTTCACTGGATCCTAAAGTAAAACGCCTTGCCGTCGAGACAGAAGATCATCCTTATTCTTATGGTTCTTTTGAAGGAACAATTCCCGAAGATCAATATGGCGCCGGCGAAGTTTATCTTTGGGATACAGGAACCTGGGAACCGGTCGGCGAGCCCCATGCTGGACTGAAAAAAGGACACCTTGAGTTCAAGCTCAAGGGGAAAAGATTGCACGGTCAATGGTCTCTTATCAGAACTGGAAGACCTGCCAGTGGCTCTAAGTCACAATGGCTTTTGTTCAAAAGAACCGATCAATTCGCGATCACGGGAAACGAAGCGGAAGTCATTGGTGAAGATGTCAAGCCGCGAAGATCGCACGCCAAGAAACAAAGCGAAGCCCTGGTGAAGGCGAAAGCTGCGCCTAAAAAAAAAGCCCTCCGCGCGATAAAAGGCGCGGAACGCAAGCCTGACTTTATCCCTCCTGAACTTGCGCAGTTGGTGAAGGAACCTCCTGAAGGCGCCAAGTGGGTGCATGAAACCAAGTTTGACGGCTATCGCATGCAAGCTCATGTAGAAAGAGGCAAGGTCTCGTTTCATACAAGGACCGGGCTTGATTGGTCGAAATATTTTCCTTCGATTCAAAAAGCTCTGGAAAATCTAAACGCCGTGAATGCGATTATTGACGGAGAGGCGGTTTGGCTCGACGACGAAGGCCGAAGTAATTTTCAGAAATTGCAAAATGCCATGAAAGCGCACGATCCTCATCGAATCATCTACTACGCTTTCGATCTTTTATTTCTCGATGGCGAAGATCTTCGACCTTTGCCTTTGAAGGAACGCAAACACCGGCTGGAAAAACTGATTAAATCACTGAAAAGTCCTTTAATCCGCTATAGCGATCATATCGAAGGACATGCTCAGGCGATGTTCAAAGCAGTCTGCGACTATAAACTCGAAGGTTTGATTTCTAAAAATCAAGAGAGCGCCTATCGTTCCGGCCGCGGAGGCGATTGGCTTAAAACCAAATGCAAGATGCATCAAGAGTTTGTCATCGGCGGATTCTCGGAAGGAAGTGGCAGTCGCGCTGGTGGATTCGGTGCTTTGCTTTTGGGTGTTTATGAAGGTGATAAACTTCGTTACGCAGGCAAAGTTGGCACAGGTTTTACCGAGAAAACTTTAAAAGAGCTCTATCAGAAATTCAAAAAGCTCGAAGTCAAAAAATCCCCGTTTGATTTAAAATCCCCGAAAGAAAAAGGCTCGCACTGGTTAAAACCGGTTTTGGCCGCTGAAGTCAGTTTCGGCAATTGGACGGATGAAGGCATTCTGCGCACGCCGGTTTTTCATGGCCTGCGCGAAGACAAACCCGTTAAAGACATTCAATTAGAAGAAAAAAAACCGCTAAAAACGGTTTTGAAAAAAACAAAAAGTCAAAAACAGGAGGAGCCGGAGATTCAAGAGCCTTTGGCTCTGACGAATCCCGATCGTCTTCTTTACGAAAAGGAAAAGATCACAAAAAAACAAGTCGCGGAATATTATCAGGAAATCTCTAAATGGATTCTTCCGCATATTGCGGATCGACCTCTGGCTTTATTACGTTGCCCCGAAGGCACCAGCAAGGATTGTTTTTTTCAAAAACACATCGCGGGAAAAATTCCTCCGGATGTGACACCCATTTCTATTAAGGAAAAAGAAAAATTAGAAAACTATCTGACAATTGATTCCAAAGAGGGACTGCTGTCGCTTTCCCAAATGAGTGCCTTTGAATTGCATGCCTGGGGTTGTCGCAGCGACCGTATTGAAAATCCGGATTTGATTGTAATGGATTTTGACCCGGGGCCAGGCCTGGGTTTTAAAGATGTGATCGCCGCGGCGGTCGAGCTGCGGGACCTCTTGAAGGATCTGCGTTTGAAAAGTTTTGTTTGTGTTTCCGGAGGAAAAGGACTGCACGTTCATATTCCCGTCGAACCCATTTATAGCTGGGAGCAAATAAAATCATTCTCGCAAACTTTGGCCAGAGAGATGGCGTCCCGCAATCCGGATCGCTACACTGTGAATATGTCGAAGAAGGTCAGGGACAAAAGGATCTTTATAGATTATCTTCGCAATGGCCGTGGCTCTACAGCGGTTGTTCCTTATTCTTTGCGCGCCAGAAAAATCAGTGCCGTTGCTATGCCGGTCCACTGGGAAGACCTGACGAAACTAGAAAGTCCCAGTCAGTTCACTTTGCCAAAGGCATTGCAGTACTTGCGAAAAAGAAAAACCGATCCTTGGAAAGACTATTTTAAAGCGAAACAAAAGATATCGATTCTTAAACCCACATTGTTTGAAGAAAGTTCAGTCGCATAA
- a CDS encoding phosphoenolpyruvate carboxylase gives MKQVLPKELTSLVNWSVTELGKVIAEKLGQKGYTRIERIRRFVKSPEGQKKEGLLKLKKDLEKLSAVDQYAIAHAFSLMLELINSCESAYRTYRLQQEETAAQEAPYGMIIHVLTAHPTESRSSDIIYYFAKIQKLLTNRLKRPEDGDTDLLHIYLNWVWHLPMSKQRKPSVMDEAEYIYSLALKNETLKVFIQQRELKQPFYIRTWVGGDKDGHPGVDEKTMLGSLQLSRGFLYEWVQTKYKQYLTDLVPLAHSSYDKKDIRRLLGKSKSLLTIIKSIRKISHGDAPRVHKLRESFDHISKEYRSCFGVDAPALHEIRSLIRVFPGLVVPLEFREDSSLVHEALKGHKSSNIVRMLKSLDKISPHHDPRFYVRGFVLSNTESAEDIAAGVLLTKKYLKECRIPVVPLFESAAGLENSVAIINTFLALPRQLQVIKKFWSRRLEVMVGYSDSAKENGSLPSRVLIETAVNDLEKTIQSYDLEPIFFHGSGGSIERGGGSVQEQTAWWPASALNVVKVTVQGEMIYRNYSSSEILQRQLQRFCESRRDLSPRRTKTDAKTKKLLHHMASEVRASYQGLVQNPDFLDLIEHATPYVFLKDLKMGSRPAKRQGTVNLRSLRAIPWVLCWTQTRILFPTWWGVGSFWQSLTPAQKSAYKKAFREAPVFRSYIKALGFTLAKIELPVFEMYLYSSPLDREVVESFLTSFHSELRLCHKAFVEITGQKKLLWYREWLEESIHLRSPLIHPLNVLQLIALKNRDIPLLRETVTGVASGMLTTG, from the coding sequence ATGAAACAAGTTTTACCAAAAGAACTCACAAGTCTTGTAAACTGGTCTGTGACCGAACTTGGAAAAGTCATTGCAGAAAAATTAGGCCAGAAAGGCTACACACGCATCGAGCGTATTCGCCGCTTTGTTAAATCACCCGAAGGGCAAAAGAAGGAAGGCCTTTTAAAGCTGAAAAAGGATCTTGAAAAATTATCGGCCGTCGATCAGTACGCTATCGCACACGCATTTTCTTTGATGTTAGAACTGATTAATTCTTGCGAGTCGGCCTATCGAACATATCGGCTACAACAAGAGGAAACGGCGGCTCAAGAAGCGCCTTATGGAATGATCATCCATGTACTGACGGCGCATCCTACAGAATCACGCAGCTCAGACATTATTTACTATTTTGCGAAGATTCAGAAACTTTTAACAAACCGTCTTAAAAGGCCGGAAGATGGTGACACTGACTTACTGCATATTTATTTAAACTGGGTTTGGCATCTGCCGATGTCAAAGCAGCGCAAGCCTTCCGTGATGGATGAAGCCGAATACATTTACTCTTTAGCGCTTAAGAACGAGACTTTAAAAGTTTTTATTCAACAAAGGGAACTCAAACAGCCTTTTTATATTCGCACCTGGGTCGGGGGAGATAAAGACGGGCATCCCGGCGTCGACGAAAAAACCATGCTCGGCAGCTTGCAATTGTCGCGAGGTTTTCTTTATGAGTGGGTCCAAACTAAGTACAAGCAGTATCTGACGGATTTAGTGCCCTTGGCCCATTCCTCTTATGACAAAAAGGATATTCGCCGGCTCTTGGGAAAATCGAAAAGCTTGCTTACTATCATTAAAAGCATCCGTAAAATTTCCCACGGAGATGCACCTCGCGTACATAAGCTTCGTGAAAGTTTTGATCATATTTCCAAAGAGTACAGGTCTTGTTTCGGAGTTGATGCGCCTGCTTTACACGAGATTCGTTCACTCATAAGAGTTTTTCCGGGTCTTGTCGTGCCTTTGGAATTTCGCGAAGACAGTTCGTTAGTTCACGAAGCTCTGAAAGGACATAAGTCGTCCAATATCGTTCGAATGCTGAAGTCTCTTGATAAAATCTCGCCTCATCATGATCCGCGGTTTTATGTGCGGGGTTTTGTGCTGAGTAATACGGAGTCAGCCGAAGATATTGCGGCAGGAGTTTTGCTAACAAAAAAATATTTGAAAGAGTGCCGCATACCTGTGGTCCCGCTTTTTGAAAGTGCCGCTGGTCTGGAAAACAGTGTGGCGATCATTAATACCTTTTTAGCTCTGCCTCGACAGTTGCAGGTTATAAAAAAGTTTTGGTCGCGCCGTCTGGAGGTGATGGTCGGTTATTCGGATTCTGCAAAAGAAAACGGTTCGCTTCCGTCACGCGTGCTTATTGAAACCGCCGTTAATGACCTCGAGAAAACGATTCAGTCCTACGATCTTGAACCTATCTTTTTTCATGGCTCGGGTGGAAGTATCGAGAGGGGCGGAGGATCGGTTCAAGAACAAACGGCGTGGTGGCCGGCATCCGCTCTGAATGTCGTGAAGGTTACTGTGCAAGGGGAAATGATTTACCGAAATTATTCCTCTTCCGAAATTCTCCAAAGACAGTTGCAAAGATTCTGCGAGTCGCGAAGGGATTTGTCCCCCAGAAGAACAAAGACCGATGCAAAAACCAAAAAGCTTCTTCATCATATGGCTTCCGAAGTCCGCGCTTCTTATCAGGGCTTGGTGCAGAATCCTGATTTTTTAGATTTGATAGAGCACGCAACACCTTACGTGTTCTTAAAAGATTTAAAAATGGGCTCGCGGCCTGCGAAACGCCAGGGAACGGTGAATTTGCGAAGTCTCCGCGCAATTCCCTGGGTGCTATGTTGGACGCAAACGCGGATTTTGTTTCCTACCTGGTGGGGTGTGGGATCGTTTTGGCAATCGCTAACACCAGCTCAGAAGAGCGCCTATAAGAAAGCTTTCCGTGAGGCGCCGGTGTTTCGCTCTTACATCAAGGCCTTGGGTTTCACGTTGGCAAAAATCGAATTGCCTGTTTTTGAAATGTATCTGTATTCTTCTCCGCTAGATCGGGAGGTTGTTGAATCATTTCTGACGTCTTTTCATTCAGAGCTTCGACTTTGTCACAAAGCTTTCGTGGAAATCACGGGACAGAAAAAGCTTCTTTGGTATCGCGAATGGCTGGAGGAGAGTATTCATCTTCGTTCGCCTCTTATTCATCCTTTGAATGTGTTGCAACTCATTGCACTCAAGAATAGGGACATTCCACTTTTGCGGGAAACGGTGACAGGTGTGGCCAGCGGCATGCTAACAACAGGCTAA
- a CDS encoding lysophospholipid acyltransferase family protein, producing the protein MEEIQTVVRGTFRLILFVLIISTFLLWSFLCHFALRDTQKRLKRFSRNSQFFSGLMLKVFNCDLKVINKPAPDEKFLLVSNHMGFVDILMLASASPMLFVTSNEMRETPFLGLLTEMGGCIYVERRSRTRILDEMKTIVAALRNGFRIVLYPEATSTNGERVLPFKKTLMMAAAHAGVPIQPVVVNFKSINDEDFSLKWRDHVCWYGDIPFVTSMWRSLSLKSVKAEIEFLEQIHPTVEDDRGVIADKAHSLIAAKFRPVKGLPVEAQPPVEMETDPT; encoded by the coding sequence GTGGAAGAAATACAAACCGTCGTTCGCGGAACGTTTAGACTGATTCTTTTTGTTCTTATTATCTCGACCTTTTTGCTTTGGTCCTTTCTGTGTCACTTCGCTCTTCGCGACACACAAAAAAGATTGAAACGTTTTTCGCGCAATTCGCAGTTTTTTTCAGGTTTGATGCTGAAAGTTTTTAACTGTGATTTGAAAGTTATTAATAAACCCGCTCCGGATGAGAAATTTCTTCTTGTCAGCAATCACATGGGTTTCGTCGACATTCTGATGCTGGCATCCGCCTCACCGATGTTGTTTGTTACTTCGAATGAAATGCGTGAAACGCCATTCTTGGGTTTGCTTACGGAAATGGGCGGCTGTATTTACGTTGAACGCCGCAGCCGCACCCGCATTCTTGATGAGATGAAAACGATTGTGGCGGCTTTGCGAAATGGTTTTCGCATCGTTTTGTATCCAGAGGCCACCTCCACAAATGGCGAGCGCGTTCTGCCTTTTAAGAAAACTCTGATGATGGCGGCAGCGCACGCGGGCGTTCCTATTCAGCCCGTCGTAGTGAATTTTAAAAGTATTAACGACGAAGATTTTTCTTTAAAATGGCGAGATCACGTTTGTTGGTACGGCGACATTCCGTTTGTCACTTCCATGTGGCGTTCCCTTTCTTTAAAATCAGTGAAAGCGGAAATCGAATTCTTAGAGCAAATTCATCCCACGGTTGAGGACGATCGCGGAGTGATCGCTGACAAGGCTCATTCTTTAATCGCTGCTAAATTTAGACCGGTGAAAGGCCTTCCTGTCGAGGCGCAACCTCCTGTTGAAATGGAAACAGATCCTACTTGA